A genomic stretch from Candidatus Omnitrophota bacterium includes:
- a CDS encoding GDSL-type esterase/lipase family protein, with the protein MIIRIKELLKNISLAAASSFIVLFIINYFVGIFFDKEISRVQWAQDHTVRLRMSDNPEIMFEATPNIGEANSQGLRDFEYSFKKPNGTRRIAVIGDSISYGIGVEVEESWPKQLEKKLNEDNAGARFEVINFSVPAYSTVQEAEVLRTKAVKYDPDLVIIAAFENDNAIYSSEMNKIFSSEASPDYFDSVHVLFDPGLSGFQRSIYSSSLGKFIRYRLALLKDSGLNRSGILRYPSPGRHIRYISEYYNDVDVIGSGFKKISSVLRKHRLPCLVVFFSHTENTVVRDKISGICRENSIAFMDTMHLFPYKEEDIKGSYYIDNCHLTPYAHALYADEVYLRLRSMGVAG; encoded by the coding sequence ATGATTATAAGGATTAAAGAACTGCTTAAGAATATATCGCTGGCTGCCGCATCTTCTTTTATTGTTTTGTTTATAATTAATTATTTTGTGGGTATATTCTTTGATAAAGAGATCTCCAGGGTGCAATGGGCGCAGGACCATACGGTAAGATTAAGGATGTCGGATAACCCCGAGATAATGTTTGAGGCCACCCCTAATATAGGGGAGGCAAACAGCCAGGGGCTGAGGGATTTTGAGTATAGTTTTAAGAAGCCCAATGGCACACGCAGGATCGCGGTAATCGGTGATTCCATATCCTATGGTATAGGAGTTGAAGTAGAGGAGTCATGGCCTAAGCAGCTGGAAAAGAAATTGAATGAAGATAACGCCGGCGCCAGATTTGAGGTCATAAATTTTTCCGTTCCCGCTTATTCAACCGTGCAGGAAGCGGAGGTCCTGAGGACCAAGGCGGTAAAATATGACCCGGACCTTGTCATCATAGCGGCCTTTGAGAATGATAACGCCATTTACAGTTCGGAGATGAATAAAATATTTTCCAGTGAAGCGTCTCCGGATTATTTTGACAGCGTGCATGTTTTGTTCGACCCCGGGCTATCCGGCTTTCAAAGGTCTATCTACAGCAGCAGCCTCGGAAAGTTTATCAGGTACAGGCTTGCCCTGCTGAAGGATTCTGGTTTAAATAGATCAGGTATCCTGAGATATCCCAGCCCCGGCAGACATATAAGATATATCAGCGAATATTACAACGACGTTGATGTTATCGGTTCGGGCTTTAAGAAGATAAGTTCAGTACTCAGAAAGCACAGGCTGCCTTGCCTGGTAGTATTTTTCAGTCATACGGAAAACACGGTTGTCCGCGATAAGATCAGCGGGATATGCCGGGAAAACAGCATCGCCTTTATGGATACAATGCACCTTTTTCCATACAAAGAAGAGGACATCAAGGGAAGTTATTATATAGATAACTGCCATCTGACGCCGTATGCCCATGCGCTTTATGCCGATGAGGTTTATCTGAGATTGAGATCAATGGGGGTCGCGGGATAG
- a CDS encoding tetratricopeptide repeat protein, with protein sequence MDRFVFRQKIVYVLAGIMLALAALELGMRITGKVLSYRQNRRNTMALQRSGAYRILCLGESTTAGQWPLFLEEMLNEKKTGLKFTVIDKGVPGTNTGFIVSMLEENIDRYKPDMVITMMGANDVWTNIVYRGTLAVRTEIFLKNFRIYKLFRILAVNIAGKIQIRHDVKEAATAPVPEHDYLKLAGSYEAQGQYGEAIAMYRKAIEADPDNSRIYQTLGMHYREQEKYEEAERVLQRAIEIDPRNDYAYVELGRCYLERKMWDKGIPVLEKAIDINPRETYAYLFLGMALNELQQCDKAIGILKGALNSDPDNVFALEALAICSEGPGLFKEREYAFKRLIARNHRAAWAYVELGRSYGKQGRFAEERALYESGIESYQRKDFLYRLIALSFEKEGRHNMARRYFNMAAEMSMKQYDHIMAQNYRLLKDIVKSRGLQLVCVQYPMRSAEPLKAMFEVTEGVIFADNEKIFKDAVAAGGYGEYFVDNFGGDFGHCTDKGNRLLAGNIADTIEREYFSGMPR encoded by the coding sequence ATGGACCGGTTTGTATTCAGACAGAAGATAGTGTATGTTTTAGCCGGCATAATGCTGGCCTTAGCCGCCCTTGAGCTGGGTATGCGCATAACAGGCAAGGTCCTAAGTTATAGACAAAACAGGCGCAACACAATGGCATTACAGCGCAGTGGCGCATACCGCATTTTATGCCTGGGCGAGTCCACCACCGCGGGGCAGTGGCCGCTTTTCCTGGAAGAGATGCTTAATGAGAAGAAAACAGGGCTGAAATTTACGGTGATAGATAAGGGCGTCCCGGGGACCAACACCGGTTTCATAGTATCTATGCTGGAAGAGAATATTGACCGGTATAAACCCGATATGGTGATCACCATGATGGGGGCTAATGACGTTTGGACCAATATAGTATACAGGGGCACCCTGGCTGTGAGGACGGAGATATTTCTTAAAAATTTCAGGATATATAAGCTATTCAGAATATTAGCGGTGAATATTGCCGGGAAGATCCAGATAAGGCATGACGTAAAAGAGGCGGCCACTGCCCCGGTCCCCGAACATGATTACCTGAAATTGGCCGGTTCCTATGAGGCGCAAGGGCAATATGGCGAAGCGATCGCCATGTACCGCAAGGCCATCGAGGCCGATCCGGATAATAGCCGCATATATCAGACGTTAGGCATGCATTATCGTGAACAGGAAAAATACGAAGAGGCCGAACGCGTCCTGCAACGAGCCATTGAAATCGACCCGCGTAATGATTATGCGTATGTAGAGCTGGGGCGTTGTTATCTGGAGAGAAAGATGTGGGATAAGGGGATACCGGTATTGGAAAAGGCCATAGATATTAATCCTCGTGAAACATACGCTTATTTATTCCTGGGCATGGCCCTTAATGAGCTGCAGCAATGCGATAAGGCGATAGGGATATTAAAAGGCGCGCTGAACAGCGATCCGGATAATGTGTTTGCGCTGGAGGCGCTTGCGATATGCTCTGAGGGCCCGGGGTTATTCAAGGAACGGGAATACGCGTTTAAGAGATTGATAGCCCGTAATCACAGGGCCGCCTGGGCTTATGTTGAGCTGGGGCGCAGTTATGGCAAGCAGGGCAGGTTTGCCGAAGAGAGGGCTTTATATGAGAGTGGTATCGAGTCGTATCAGCGAAAAGACTTCCTCTACCGCCTGATCGCGTTATCTTTTGAGAAGGAAGGAAGACATAATATGGCAAGAAGGTATTTTAATATGGCCGCGGAGATGTCGATGAAACAGTATGATCATATAATGGCGCAGAATTATCGGCTCCTGAAAGATATCGTTAAAAGCAGGGGATTGCAGCTGGTATGCGTGCAATATCCAATGCGCAGCGCAGAGCCGTTAAAGGCGATGTTTGAGGTTACCGAGGGGGTTATTTTCGCAGATAATGAGAAAATATTTAAAGACGCTGTAGCGGCAGGCGGATATGGGGAATATTTTGTAGATAATTTCGGCGGCGACTTCGGCCATTGCACCGATAAAGGCAACCGCCTGTTAGCCGGGAATATAGCCGATACCATAGAAAGGGAATATTTCAGTGGAATGCCGCGATAG
- a CDS encoding DUF2142 domain-containing protein: MWGILFVFITPPFQAPDEDLHFYRAFHVSEGNIKASLRSGTAGGHLPRSLEDTVKVFSGVSFFHKHKQKIGDIISAAGRPLDSEDRVFINLRAMARLSPVAYIPQALGIMLGRLFDLPVLILMYLGRIFNLLFWILVMRRAIKNIPLLKWGVLLLALMPMSLFLASSLSADAMTNALSFLLIAVFLRCAFDKGVSVISRRELAVLFLYSGLAALSKPYLFLALLFLLIPREKFCCLRSYLKVFFSLLFTGIVVQGIWCFTIRELFVSIRAGVEALPHISLVVFDPLKYLAVLIGTLYANGFFYADSFIGRLGWLDTPLPLFLVISYYAVLILVPVLERPSGITIHYRQRVVALITALAGFIFVFTSQYLSYTPLWGDIIEGVQGRYFIPFAPVLFLILYNGNMPFNIRRYAAIVTGYAVFALSYTLVVLACRYYLPVEFYNALR; the protein is encoded by the coding sequence ATGTGGGGAATCCTGTTTGTATTTATAACCCCTCCTTTTCAGGCCCCTGATGAGGACCTTCATTTTTACCGCGCCTTTCATGTTTCCGAAGGCAATATAAAAGCTTCATTGCGCTCGGGCACGGCCGGGGGCCATCTGCCGCGCAGCCTCGAAGACACGGTCAAGGTCTTTTCCGGCGTGTCTTTTTTCCATAAGCATAAACAGAAAATAGGGGATATTATTTCTGCTGCCGGCCGTCCGCTTGACAGTGAAGACAGGGTATTTATTAATTTAAGGGCTATGGCGCGGCTCTCCCCGGTTGCCTATATCCCGCAGGCCCTGGGCATTATGCTGGGCAGGCTATTCGATCTCCCCGTGTTAATACTGATGTATCTGGGCCGTATATTTAACCTGTTATTCTGGATATTGGTCATGCGCCGCGCCATCAAAAACATCCCGTTACTTAAATGGGGCGTTTTGCTGTTAGCCCTTATGCCCATGTCGTTGTTTCTGGCCTCTTCCCTGAGCGCTGACGCGATGACAAACGCCCTGTCATTTCTTTTGATCGCGGTATTCCTGCGATGCGCGTTTGATAAGGGCGTATCCGTTATAAGCAGGAGAGAATTGGCCGTATTATTTTTATACTCTGGCCTGGCCGCCCTAAGCAAGCCGTACCTGTTTCTTGCATTATTGTTTCTTTTGATCCCGCGGGAGAAGTTTTGTTGCCTGAGAAGTTACCTTAAGGTATTTTTCTCATTGTTGTTTACCGGCATAGTTGTTCAGGGCATATGGTGCTTTACGATCAGGGAGCTGTTTGTGAGTATCAGGGCGGGAGTGGAAGCGTTGCCGCACATTTCTCTCGTTGTATTCGACCCCCTTAAGTACCTCGCGGTTTTGATCGGGACGCTGTATGCGAACGGGTTTTTTTACGCCGATTCGTTCATAGGCAGGCTTGGCTGGCTGGATACTCCCTTGCCGTTATTTCTGGTTATCTCGTATTACGCTGTCTTGATCCTCGTCCCTGTTCTTGAGCGCCCCTCCGGGATAACGATCCATTACAGGCAGAGAGTTGTGGCGCTTATAACAGCATTGGCGGGGTTTATTTTCGTGTTTACATCTCAGTATCTGTCTTATACGCCTTTATGGGGCGATATTATTGAAGGGGTGCAGGGCAGGTATTTCATTCCTTTCGCGCCGGTGTTATTCTTGATCCTCTATAACGGTAATATGCCGTTTAATATCAGGCGCTACGCTGCCATAGTAACAGGTTATGCCGTATTCGCGTTAAGTTACACATTGGTAGTTCTGGCGTGCCGGTATTATCTCCCGGTTGAATTTTATAACGCCCTCAGGTAA
- a CDS encoding alkaline phosphatase family protein yields the protein MIVMKPILYYIDPGSGLPFSGSGPLISGLLAGVIGFLLFGLKCLFRLFRRRIPQLILVVIIALIIMIVRSDMFKGLFMQDSKKVIILGMDGLEPGIVEKLMREGRLPNFSRLKDIGAYSKLHTSIPSESAVAWTSFYTGTNPGKHGIYDFIMPRFENYLPYLSLTNTRAGRGIARYQQGDAFWDIASRHRIPSTILFCPNTFPPDKIYGKMLSGMGVTDLRGTMGTFSFYTTAQPSGKKDTGGQVYYVKAEGNRINTSLLGPRDSSGSKKKDFAIPMKIVLHPEKGMASIELDNKRFELRESEWSAWTRIRFKIGAIKKVSGTCKFYLKRIGPVFELYVSAINIDPRHPAFAVSYPEDYAAKIAEETGMYSTLGMPHDTWALNENRIAYGTYLQQSDSIFSEREAIFRNELKKFSRGIFFFYFGTSDSLQHMFWRFSGPGHPDSGRGLPGPYGDVIETHYQRLDGILGEVLDGCVDNNTLVIVLSDHGFTAFRRAVHINRWLIENGFMRLKGGEKAGEEFFANVDWARTRAYSLGFGGIYINRINREREGIVYPGNDSEDVKGAIKKKLLGLKDPRTGQKVVNNVYIGKEIFQGPNTDKAPDLFIGFDHGFRASWQTALGAAPEALIEDNMKNWGGDHLVDPALVPGILLVNRKIERNDPNIVDIVPTILRFYGIEPPDDLDGRPLF from the coding sequence ATGATCGTCATGAAACCGATATTGTATTATATCGACCCGGGTTCGGGGCTGCCTTTCTCGGGCTCGGGCCCGTTAATATCGGGCTTGCTGGCCGGGGTCATCGGATTTCTTTTGTTCGGCCTTAAGTGTCTTTTCAGGTTATTCAGAAGGCGCATTCCGCAGTTAATCTTAGTTGTTATCATAGCATTGATCATAATGATTGTGAGGTCAGATATGTTTAAAGGGCTATTTATGCAGGATTCAAAGAAAGTAATCATTTTAGGAATGGATGGTCTGGAGCCGGGTATCGTAGAGAAATTGATGAGGGAGGGGAGATTGCCGAATTTTTCCCGCCTGAAAGATATAGGCGCTTATAGCAAGCTGCATACATCTATTCCCTCTGAATCAGCGGTCGCCTGGACCAGCTTTTATACGGGGACAAATCCCGGCAAACACGGAATATACGATTTTATCATGCCGCGGTTTGAGAATTATCTGCCATATTTGAGCCTGACCAATACGCGCGCGGGAAGAGGCATCGCCAGGTACCAGCAGGGCGATGCGTTCTGGGATATTGCCTCAAGACATAGAATACCCAGCACTATATTATTCTGCCCTAATACCTTTCCGCCGGATAAGATCTACGGAAAGATGCTTTCCGGAATGGGGGTTACGGATTTGCGGGGGACGATGGGCACCTTTTCCTTTTATACAACCGCGCAGCCCTCCGGTAAAAAGGATACCGGCGGCCAGGTTTATTATGTAAAGGCCGAAGGCAACAGGATAAATACTTCTTTATTGGGGCCCAGGGATTCCTCGGGAAGCAAAAAGAAGGATTTCGCTATTCCTATGAAGATCGTTTTGCATCCCGAAAAGGGGATGGCCTCTATTGAGTTGGATAATAAGAGATTTGAATTGCGTGAATCCGAATGGTCCGCGTGGACAAGGATCAGGTTTAAGATCGGCGCGATAAAAAAAGTAAGCGGTACATGCAAATTTTACCTGAAGCGGATAGGCCCTGTTTTTGAACTTTATGTAAGCGCGATAAATATCGACCCCAGGCATCCGGCTTTTGCCGTCTCCTATCCTGAGGATTACGCGGCCAAGATCGCCGAAGAGACAGGGATGTATTCTACCTTAGGCATGCCTCATGATACCTGGGCGTTGAATGAAAACAGGATCGCCTACGGGACATATCTTCAGCAGTCAGACAGTATCTTTTCTGAAAGAGAGGCGATATTTAGAAATGAGTTGAAGAAATTCAGCAGGGGCATATTTTTCTTTTATTTCGGCACGTCCGATTCCCTTCAGCATATGTTCTGGCGTTTCAGCGGCCCCGGACACCCTGATTCCGGCAGAGGCCTGCCCGGACCTTACGGCGATGTGATCGAGACGCATTACCAGCGCCTGGACGGGATCCTGGGAGAGGTGTTGGATGGCTGCGTGGATAACAATACGTTGGTGATTGTGCTTTCTGACCATGGGTTCACGGCTTTCCGCAGGGCAGTGCATATAAACAGGTGGTTGATAGAAAATGGCTTTATGCGTCTTAAAGGCGGCGAAAAGGCAGGCGAGGAGTTTTTTGCTAATGTGGACTGGGCAAGGACCCGGGCCTATAGCCTGGGATTTGGCGGCATTTACATAAACCGGATCAATCGCGAGAGGGAGGGCATTGTATATCCGGGTAATGATAGCGAGGATGTAAAAGGCGCCATAAAGAAGAAACTGCTTGGTTTAAAAGACCCCAGGACGGGCCAGAAGGTGGTTAATAATGTCTATATCGGGAAAGAAATATTCCAGGGTCCCAATACAGATAAGGCGCCGGACCTATTTATAGGATTTGATCACGGATTCAGGGCGTCATGGCAGACAGCCCTGGGCGCCGCGCCCGAGGCGCTTATTGAAGACAATATGAAAAACTGGGGAGGAGACCACCTGGTTGATCCCGCTCTGGTGCCGGGCATATTATTGGTCAACAGGAAAATAGAGCGTAATGATCCCAACATAGTTGATATAGTCCCTACGATTCTAAGATTTTATGGCATTGAACCCCCGGATGATCTTGACGGCCGGCCCTTATTTTAG
- a CDS encoding sulfate adenylyltransferase subunit 2: MHYLDELENTSIFIIREAHYKFANIAALWSIGKDSTTLLWLCRKAFFGKIPFPIIHIDTGYKFPQMYKFRDIYAEKWGLDLIVGRNEKAIEKGSSPEKGRLECCDLLKTEALKQTIAGHDLKALLLGIRRDEHGIRAKERYFSPRDDKFRWDYQNQPAELWEHYKSSLEKEGHFRVHPLLHWTELNIWQYIKREKIPVTGLYFARGGKRYRSIGCVPCCRPVDSKADTIDKIIDELKTTRIAERSGRAQDKENAYAMQKLRSLGYM, encoded by the coding sequence ATGCATTATCTTGATGAGTTAGAAAATACAAGTATTTTTATAATCCGGGAAGCCCATTACAAATTTGCAAATATCGCCGCCCTGTGGTCTATAGGCAAGGATTCCACTACGCTTCTATGGCTTTGCCGCAAGGCGTTTTTCGGTAAGATCCCTTTTCCCATAATCCACATAGATACCGGATACAAGTTCCCCCAGATGTATAAATTCAGGGATATTTATGCTGAGAAATGGGGATTGGACCTTATTGTCGGCAGGAATGAAAAGGCCATAGAAAAGGGTTCTTCGCCCGAGAAAGGCAGGTTAGAGTGCTGTGATCTGCTTAAAACCGAGGCCTTAAAACAGACAATAGCCGGGCATGATCTCAAGGCCCTGCTCTTAGGCATAAGACGGGATGAGCACGGCATCAGGGCCAAAGAGCGGTATTTTTCTCCGCGCGACGACAAATTCCGATGGGATTATCAAAACCAGCCTGCTGAGCTCTGGGAGCATTATAAATCCAGCTTAGAAAAAGAAGGACATTTCAGGGTCCACCCGTTGCTCCATTGGACAGAACTGAATATCTGGCAATATATAAAGAGAGAAAAGATCCCTGTAACAGGGCTCTATTTTGCCAGGGGCGGCAAGCGTTATCGCAGCATCGGCTGCGTTCCTTGCTGCCGGCCCGTTGATTCAAAAGCAGATACCATAGATAAGATCATAGATGAACTTAAGACGACCCGGATCGCCGAACGCTCAGGAAGGGCGCAGGATAAAGAGAATGCCTATGCGATGCAGAAGTTAAGGTCGTTAGGGTATATGTAG
- a CDS encoding sulfite exporter TauE/SafE family protein, whose translation MELTLIFIVIMIMTAFICEYVDSTLGMGYGTALTPILLLLGFSPLQIVPTILLSELITGISAGLLHHKQGNVEFKLKTNNLALIFRKVSSLGFRESFIRGVSKHLKIGLLLAVCSVIGTVAAVFVAVNIPKFWLNLYIGCLVFSMGIIIIVCFNRSFPFSWRKITFLGIIASFNKGMSGGGYGPLVTSGQILSGVDGKSAVGITSLAEGLTCAVGVITYLFVAKNPIDWKLAPYIITGAVLSVPFSVISVKKITGERLKIAIALFTIILGAATIVRTLR comes from the coding sequence ATGGAATTGACATTAATCTTTATTGTAATAATGATTATGACCGCATTTATATGTGAGTATGTGGATTCAACATTGGGCATGGGATACGGTACGGCGCTTACCCCCATCCTTTTACTCTTGGGGTTCAGCCCTTTACAGATCGTGCCTACGATATTGTTATCCGAATTGATCACCGGAATATCGGCGGGGCTCCTGCATCATAAGCAGGGCAATGTAGAATTCAAATTAAAGACGAATAATCTTGCTTTGATCTTTCGGAAAGTAAGTTCCCTGGGGTTTAGAGAAAGTTTCATAAGGGGTGTTTCCAAACATCTGAAGATCGGTCTGTTGCTGGCCGTCTGCAGCGTAATAGGGACTGTTGCCGCGGTCTTTGTCGCGGTTAACATTCCTAAATTCTGGCTTAACCTCTATATCGGATGTCTGGTGTTTTCAATGGGGATAATTATCATTGTCTGCTTTAATAGAAGTTTCCCCTTTTCCTGGAGAAAGATTACCTTTTTGGGCATAATTGCTTCTTTTAATAAAGGGATGAGCGGAGGCGGATATGGGCCGTTGGTAACCAGCGGCCAGATTTTATCCGGGGTTGATGGTAAGAGCGCCGTAGGCATTACCTCTTTGGCCGAAGGTTTGACCTGTGCGGTGGGGGTAATCACCTATCTATTCGTTGCCAAAAATCCCATTGATTGGAAATTGGCCCCCTATATTATTACCGGCGCTGTGTTGTCCGTGCCTTTTTCAGTAATAAGCGTAAAAAAGATAACAGGGGAGAGATTAAAAATAGCCATCGCCTTGTTTACCATAATACTTGGCGCGGCGACTATTGTACGAACCTTACGTTGA
- a CDS encoding GTP-binding protein, producing the protein MYEPYVEMNDDTLKLVIVGHVDHGKSTLIGRLLFDTGSLSKDRIEEIEKTSKELGKEFELAFLTDHLREEREGARTIDTTQVFFSAGKRHYAIIDAPGHVEFIKNMITGTTHADVAILVVSVKEGVEEQTRRHAYLLKMLGIRNLIVAVNKMDMVDYSRSEFLAVKRKTEELLSLIGIAALDIIPISAREGDNIISDSRRMLWHRGRSLLEVLDGAGLDAFTGSGILRLPVQDMYSMGDKKLYVGRVESGELNEKQSVLVLPCNKMVTVESIHKFKKRIRRAGIGECVGFILKEPVIISRGEVICGEKDAPAITRRFKAVIFCMSNGPLKVDEELVFKCVTQEVLCRVEKIERRIDPSSLRSSGNDAKCLEYALAGEVSIKTEQPVVIDDFRRVSRLGRFILEKEHDVVAGGIVTY; encoded by the coding sequence TTGTACGAACCTTACGTTGAGATGAATGATGACACGCTTAAATTAGTTATAGTCGGCCATGTGGACCACGGCAAATCTACGTTAATAGGCAGGCTGCTGTTTGATACCGGCTCGTTGTCTAAAGATAGGATCGAGGAAATAGAAAAGACCTCAAAGGAATTAGGCAAAGAGTTTGAACTCGCCTTCCTGACGGATCATCTTAGGGAAGAAAGGGAAGGGGCCAGGACTATAGATACTACACAGGTTTTCTTTTCCGCCGGCAAGAGGCATTACGCCATAATTGACGCGCCCGGGCACGTTGAGTTTATAAAAAATATGATCACAGGCACAACGCATGCGGACGTCGCGATCTTAGTGGTGAGCGTAAAGGAAGGGGTAGAAGAGCAAACCAGGAGGCATGCCTATTTACTGAAAATGTTAGGCATAAGGAATCTGATCGTTGCCGTGAACAAAATGGATATGGTTGATTATAGCCGGTCCGAGTTTCTGGCGGTTAAGAGGAAGACGGAGGAATTACTGTCCTTGATCGGTATTGCTGCCCTGGATATCATCCCCATATCTGCCAGGGAAGGAGATAATATTATCAGTGATTCAAGGCGAATGCTTTGGCACAGAGGCCGTTCTTTGCTGGAGGTGTTAGATGGGGCAGGTTTAGACGCGTTTACCGGCAGCGGGATCCTACGCCTTCCGGTACAGGATATGTATAGCATGGGAGATAAAAAGCTCTATGTCGGCAGGGTGGAATCCGGAGAACTCAATGAGAAGCAATCGGTATTGGTTCTTCCTTGCAATAAGATGGTAACTGTGGAATCAATTCATAAATTTAAGAAGAGAATACGCAGGGCGGGCATAGGCGAATGCGTTGGTTTTATTCTTAAAGAACCGGTAATTATCAGCCGCGGCGAGGTTATTTGCGGGGAAAAAGATGCCCCCGCGATTACCCGGCGTTTTAAGGCTGTCATATTTTGTATGTCCAACGGGCCTCTTAAAGTTGATGAAGAACTGGTCTTTAAGTGCGTTACTCAGGAGGTTTTATGCCGGGTTGAAAAGATAGAAAGAAGGATTGATCCCTCTTCGTTGAGGTCATCAGGAAATGACGCGAAGTGCCTGGAATACGCATTGGCGGGAGAGGTCAGCATAAAGACAGAGCAGCCCGTAGTTATTGATGATTTTCGCAGAGTCAGCCGATTAGGAAGATTCATCTTGGAAAAAGAACACGATGTAGTGGCCGGAGGAATAGTAACTTATTGA
- a CDS encoding type II secretion system F family protein, whose product MSKLIISFTRQLSTLVKAGIPLLRALQIIAPQVQDRRFRNAVEQVLIDVEEGKSLSEALSLHRRYFSNFYINMIKAAEVSGNLAAVLKELSDYLVQNRKLLNSVRSAMMYPIFVLFMSVSILAIIMVFVIPTLTKIFADLGGDLPPATKLLIGMSNFIVEWGYLFLLGLVLFGFFIFFMSRKPALSRILNAWKWKFPVLGDILKMVTIGRFCRTLGTLLSSGVTILKGLEVLRETTISPLVEDALAYIYEKVEGGTNLSDAMEETGVFPLTVVKMVGIGEESGKVSGLLLEIAEDYEDEVSTALTGFISLLEPLLIVVMGVIIGFIVISLFFPIFTMGELVK is encoded by the coding sequence ATGTCTAAACTGATCATCAGTTTTACCCGCCAGTTATCCACCCTTGTCAAGGCAGGCATTCCGCTCCTGCGCGCCCTGCAGATAATCGCCCCCCAGGTCCAGGACAGGCGCTTCAGGAATGCGGTTGAGCAGGTCCTTATTGACGTGGAAGAGGGCAAAAGCCTGTCAGAGGCGCTGTCGCTGCACCGCAGGTATTTCTCTAATTTCTACATAAATATGATAAAGGCCGCGGAGGTCAGCGGCAACTTGGCCGCGGTATTGAAAGAACTCTCCGATTATCTCGTGCAGAACAGGAAACTTTTAAACAGCGTGCGTTCCGCGATGATGTACCCGATCTTCGTTTTGTTTATGTCCGTAAGCATCCTGGCGATCATAATGGTTTTCGTCATACCTACCTTGACAAAGATCTTCGCGGATCTGGGCGGAGACCTGCCTCCGGCAACCAAGCTTCTTATAGGGATGAGTAATTTTATTGTTGAATGGGGATACTTATTCCTTCTGGGGCTTGTTCTTTTCGGCTTTTTTATTTTCTTTATGTCCAGAAAACCCGCCCTAAGCAGGATTCTAAATGCCTGGAAGTGGAAATTCCCTGTATTAGGCGATATATTGAAGATGGTCACCATCGGAAGATTTTGCCGCACCCTCGGCACCCTGCTTTCATCAGGAGTAACTATTTTAAAGGGGCTGGAGGTGTTGAGGGAAACCACTATATCTCCTTTGGTGGAAGATGCCCTGGCTTATATTTATGAAAAGGTGGAAGGGGGCACTAATCTTTCCGATGCCATGGAAGAAACGGGGGTTTTTCCCCTTACCGTAGTAAAGATGGTGGGTATCGGAGAGGAGAGCGGCAAGGTTTCCGGCTTGCTTCTGGAAATAGCCGAGGACTATGAAGACGAGGTCTCTACAGCGTTGACCGGTTTTATATCGCTTCTTGAACCTCTCTTGATAGTGGTGATGGGCGTGATCATCGGATTTATCGTGATATCTTTATTCTTCCCCATATTTACCATGGGAGAGCTGGTAAAATAG